Proteins encoded by one window of Channa argus isolate prfri chromosome 1, Channa argus male v1.0, whole genome shotgun sequence:
- the fhod3a gene encoding FH1/FH2 domain-containing protein 3 isoform X4: protein MATFVCRVQFLDDTDPFNSTNFPEPTRPPLYTFREDIPLINQLAGIHRLLKAPHKLDDCALQLSHNGTYLDLESSLAEQRDELEGFHQDDTGARGKKHSVILRTQLTVRVHACIERLYNSNGRDLRRALFSLKQIFQDDKDLVHEFIMAEGLTCLIKVGAEADQNYQNYILRALGQIMLYVDGMNGVIGHAETIQWLYALVGSKFRLVVKTALKLLLVFVEYSESNAPLLIQAITSVDTNRGCKSWSNAMEILHEKDGVDTELLVYAMTLINKTLAALPDQDSFYDLVDVLEEQGMETISQRHLGRKGTDLDLVEQLNLYEMTLRNEDGDDDSQPPPMGRRDRRRASLGGVDKKRGLERRRSRRASLGRSGHASPCSPASPQRAGYQPFSGQRAEDLSERNGSLMSYSSLSSPCTPTSPRPALGGLLSSSYRQHQESLAAERERRRVEREERLQRIEREERNKHSRDYVDKMEEARLAREERYKNVERLAAEEYEKERIRVSRTRPDLNLTFEPSEGWPSSSRSSTPSSFASREDAEAELETETSATPYTPSETGEADDSSTNVETEEKEAKTTTEEGEEQKEEEEVREDTTAGKEDVEQCEQELEKGREGAEEDSGILSDKERQNEEVNEKDNCSASSISSTSSTLEREERGGTENGLKEAEVNEQHSKLLNSKLFMLDMLYSQNKKPSDEEEEGNDGEKEKEKGEAKDKEIQEEAGRKEDDAQTSDNKADILEHRGGIRPIAERFGDLIKDISSPHLDSPANEPPPPPPKKESDTIWDQLLASPRELRIRDINFTDLTEEDDKDILDAVLIGLCGDLPPPPPPPPCIPRFPPPPPMLGSCPPPPPMFGVMRPPPPPLFSAPVPVPPHPQPPLFNKKKKTIRLFWSEVRPTDSQYRDYKRSGESFWSKLESVKLDTAKLEHLFESKSKEMPVTKKTAADGKRQEIIVLDSKRSNAINIGLTVLPPPRTIKTAILNFDEYALNKEGIEKILTMIPTEEEKQKIQEAQLANPDVPLGSAEQFLLTLSSISELSARLQLWAFKMDYEATEKEVAEPLQDLKEGMEQLEKNKTLRYILSTLLSIGNFLNSTNAKGFELTYLEKVPEVKDTVHKQSLLHHVCSVVVENFPQSTDLYSEIGAITRSAKVDFDQLQENLCQMERRCKASWDHLKVIAKHEMKPQLKQKMSDFLKDCAERIIILKIVHRRIINRFHSFLLFLGHPAYNVREISVHRFSKIISEFALEYRTTRDRVLQQKQKRADHRERNKTRGKMIVDVTAPSDEEEESEGGRHVSSSNNSAPCGSQESEQAQGLGHAEDTAEHEHMKAVLRTSPSGCDKEGSGVPGLRTRTRSRPGRGGRSMQAWTPAVEDAKICGDDAADEIMERIVRSATQGPGNRSQPRERRRSRANRKSLRRTLKNGLTPEEALALGLADSPDTQM from the exons aacGACTGTATAACTCTAATGGGCGTGACTTAAGAAGGGCATTGTTCTCGCTAAAGCAAATTTTTCag GATGACAAAGATCTGGTCCATGAGTTTATAATGGCTGAAGGTCTGACATGTCTCATTAAGGTGGGAGCAGAAGCTGACCAGAACTACCAGAACTACATCCTAAGAG CTCTGGGACAAATCATGCTGTATGTCGATGGGATGAACGGTGTTATTGGTCATGCTGAGACAATCCAATGGCTTTACGCTCTTGTTGGCTCAAAG TTCCGTCTGGTGGTGAAAACAGCTTTGAAGTTGTTGCTGGTGTTTGTGGAGTACTCTGAATCCAACGCTCCACTGCTCATACAAGCCATTACTTCTGTGGACACCAACAGAG GTTGCAAGTCATGGTCTAATGCTATGGAAATCCTACATGAGAAGGATGGAGTGGACACAGAGCTGCTGGTCTATGCCATGACCCTCATCAATAAG ACACTTGCAGCTCTGCCTGACCAGGATTCTTTCTATGATCTGGTGGATGTCCTAGAGGAACAGGGCATGGAAACAATATCCCAAAGACACTTGGGGCGGAAAGGCACTGATCTTGACTTGGTTGAACAGCTCAACTTGTATGAG ATGACCCTACGAAATGAAGATGGTGATGATGACAGCCAGCCTCCACCAATGGGACGCCGGGACCGTCGACGAGCCAGCCTTGGGGGTGTGGACAAAAAGCGTGGTCTGGAGAGGAGGCGGAGCCGCAGGGCGTCTCTTGGCAGGTCCGGTCACGCCTCACCCTGCAGCCCTGCGTCCCCACAGAGAGCCGGCTACCAGCCTTTTAGTGGACAGAGAGCTGAGGACTTAAGCGAGAG AAATGGAAGTCTCATGTCCTACTCATCTCTCAGCAGTCCCTGTACACCCACTAGCCCAAG GCCTGCACTGGGAGGTCTTCTGTCTTCGTCTTACCGTCAACACCAGGAATCTTTGGCAGCCGAGCGAGAGCGTCGCCgtgtggagagagaggagagactaCAGAGaatagagagagaggagagaaacaagCACAG CCGTGATTATGTGGATAAAATGGAAGAGGCCAGGCTTGCGCGGGAGGAAAG gTATAAGAACGTAGAACGTCTGGCAGCAGAGGAGTATGAGAAAGAGCGCATTCGAGTTTCAAGGACTCGTCCTGACCTCAACCTAACCTTTGAACCCTCAGAGGGCTGGCCCTCATCGTCACGGAGCAGCACCCCATCCTCCTTCGCCTCCCGCGAGGATGCAGAAGCTGAGCTCGAAACTGAGACCTCCGCCACCCCCTACACACCCTCTGAGACTG GAGAGGCTGATGACTCCAGCACCAATGtagaaacagaggaaaaagaagcaaaaaccACCACTGAAGAGGGAGAGGaacagaaggaagaggaggaagtgcGGGAGGACACAACAGCAGGAAAAGAAGACGTTGAGCAGTGTGAGCAGGAACTagagaaggggagagagggGGCAGAGGAGGACAGTGGCATCCTAAGTGATAAGGAACGACAGAATGAGGAAGTAAATGAGAAGGACAACTGCTCAGCTTCCAGCATCTCCTCCACCAGCAGCACtctggagagagaggagagggggggCACTGAGAATG GTCTTAAGGAGGCAGAGGTGAATGAGCAGCACAGCAAACTCCTCAACAGCAAACTCTTCATGCTGGACATGCTGTACTCCCAGAACAAGAAGCCCAgcgatgaggaagaggaagggaatgatggagaaaaggaaaaagaaaaaggagaggcCAAGGACAAGGAAATCCAGGAGGAGGCTGGTAGGAAAGAGGATGATGCCCAGACGAGTGACAACAAGGCAGACATATTAGAGCACCGCGGCGGCATACGCCCAATTGCGGAACGATTTGGAGACTTGATCAAGGACATTAGTTCACCTCATCTGGATAGCCCAGCCAAtgagcctcctcctcctccaccaaaAAAGGAATCAGATACAATCTGGGACCAGCTGTTGGCTAGCCCTCGAGAGCTGCGCATCAGGGACATCAATTTCACCGACCTAACAGAGGAAGATGACAAAGACATTTTGGATGCTGTTTTGATAGGATTATGTGGTGATCTCCCACCGCCGCCACCCCCTCCACCTTGCATCCCTCGCTTCCCCCCACCGCCACCAATGCTAGGCAGCtgccctccacctcctcccatGTTTGGAGTAATGAGGCCCCCCCCTCCTCCATTATTTAGTGCTCCAGTTCCAGTGCCTCCTCACCCACAACCACCTCTTTtcaacaagaagaagaagacaatcAGGCTCTTCTGGAGTGAG GTTCGTCCAACAGACTCTCAGTACAGAGACTACAAGCGCAGTGGAGAATCATTCTGGTCCAAACTGGAATCAGTGAAGTTGGACACAGCTAAACTGGAACACCTGTTTGAGTCGAAGTCAAAAGAAATGCCAGTTACTAAG aaaacagcagcagatggCAAGCGTCAGGAGATCATTGTTTTGGATTCCAAAAGGAGCAACGCTATTAACATTGGTCTGACTGTGCTGCCTCCTCCTCGCACTATCAAGACAGCCATCCTTAATTTTGACGAGTATGCACTTAACAAGGAGGGAATAGAG AAAATCCTGACAATGATCCCCACAGAAGAGGAGAAGCAAAAGATTCAGGAGGCCCAGCTGGCCAACCCCGATGTTCCACTGGGCTCAGCAGAGCAGTTCCTCCTCACGCTGTCCTCCATCAGCGAGCTGTCTGCCAGGCTCCAGCTCTGGGCGTTCAAGATGGACTATGAGGCAACAGAAAAG GAAGTGGCAGAGCCGCTCCAGGATCTGAAGGAAGGCATGGAGCAGCTGGAGAAGAACAAAACTCTACGCTACATCCTCTCCACGTTGCTCTCAATTGGAAATTTCCTCAATAGCACCAAC GCTAAAGGGTTTGAGCTGACGTACTTGGAGAAAGTTCCAGAGGTGAAGGACACAGTGCATAAGCAGTCTCTTTTGCATCACGTCTGCTCTGTGGTGGTGGAGAACTTTCCTCAGAGCACCGACCTCTACTCCGAGATTGGAGCCATCACACGATCTGCTAAG GTGGATTTTGACCAGCTGCAGGAGAACCTGTGTCAGATGGAGCGTCGCTGTAAAGCTTCATGGGACCACCTGAAGGTGATCGCCAAGCATGAGATGAAACCCCAGCTGAAGCAGAAGATGTCTGACTTCCTTAAAGACTGTGCAGAGAGAATTATCATTCTCAAAATTGTTCACCGCAGGATCATCAACAG GTTCCATTCATTCCTGTTGTTCCTCGGTCATCCAGCCTACAATGTGAGGGAGATCAGTGTCCACAGGTTCAGTAAAATCATTAGCGAGTTTGCCCTTGAGTACCGAACCACCAGAGACCGCgtgctgcagcagaaacaaaaaagggCAGACCACCGTGAGCGCAACAAGACCAGAGGAAAGATGATTGTGGACGTCACTGCTCCT tcagatgaagaagaggagagtgAG GGTGGCCGACATGTctccagcagcaacaacagtgCTCCTTGTGGCAGCCAGGAGAGCGAGCAGGCTCAAGGCCTGGGCCATGCGGAGGACACTGCAGAACATGAGCACATGAAAGCAGTGCTGAGAACCAGCCCCAGTGGCTGTGACAAAGAGGGGAGTGGGGTTCCGGGACTTCGTACGCGGACAAGATCTCGGCCTGGACGTGGAG GTCGCAGTATGCAGGCATGGACACCAGCTGTGGAGGATGCTAAGATCTGTGGAGACGATGCCGCAGACGAGATCATGGAGCGTATTGTAAGGTCGGCCACTCAGGGTCCGGGAAACAGATCTCAGcccagagagagaaggaggtcCAGGGCCAACCGCAAGTCAT TGAGGCGGACTCTGAAGAATGGTCTGACCCCAGAAGAAGCACTTGCCTTAGGACTAGCTGATTCTCCAGATACACAAATGTGA
- the fhod3a gene encoding FH1/FH2 domain-containing protein 3 isoform X2 — MATFVCRVQFLDDTDPFNSTNFPEPTRPPLYTFREDIPLINQLAGIHRLLKAPHKLDDCALQLSHNGTYLDLESSLAEQRDELEGFHQDDTGARGKKHSVILRTQLTVRVHACIERLYNSNGRDLRRALFSLKQIFQDDKDLVHEFIMAEGLTCLIKVGAEADQNYQNYILRALGQIMLYVDGMNGVIGHAETIQWLYALVGSKFRLVVKTALKLLLVFVEYSESNAPLLIQAITSVDTNRGCKSWSNAMEILHEKDGVDTELLVYAMTLINKTLAALPDQDSFYDLVDVLEEQGMETISQRHLGRKGTDLDLVEQLNLYEMTLRNEDGDDDSQPPPMGRRDRRRASLGGVDKKRGLERRRSRRASLGRSGHASPCSPASPQRAGYQPFSGQRAEDLSERALSGFLPSIEEECEGEMEEEEEEEEEEEEEEEEEEVKEEEETPVTESDSDEQEEVDTVSNQTTSRNLPSISHRTTLQSITITSRKETIREDGQKNQTELQPSLAVHSPSTPTSTPSLSTPLSPPAQPSVLATLLARKKSIVTVPATNEISPPLRGSSRPSPDRLPYLPHSPFHLFSYDLDEEPSPSVPARPIEESPKTISPRNGSLMSYSSLSSPCTPTSPRPALGGLLSSSYRQHQESLAAERERRRVEREERLQRIEREERNKHSRDYVDKMEEARLAREERYKNVERLAAEEYEKERIRVSRTRPDLNLTFEPSEGWPSSSRSSTPSSFASREDAEAELETETSATPYTPSETGEADDSSTNVETEEKEAKTTTEEGEEQKEEEEVREDTTAGKEDVEQCEQELEKGREGAEEDSGILSDKERQNEEVNEKDNCSASSISSTSSTLEREERGGTENGLKEAEVNEQHSKLLNSKLFMLDMLYSQNKKPSDEEEEGNDGEKEKEKGEAKDKEIQEEAGRKEDDAQTSDNKADILEHRGGIRPIAERFGDLIKDISSPHLDSPANEPPPPPPKKESDTIWDQLLASPRELRIRDINFTDLTEEDDKDILDAVLIGLCGDLPPPPPPPPCIPRFPPPPPMLGSCPPPPPMFGVMRPPPPPLFSAPVPVPPHPQPPLFNKKKKTIRLFWSEVRPTDSQYRDYKRSGESFWSKLESVKLDTAKLEHLFESKSKEMPVTKKTAADGKRQEIIVLDSKRSNAINIGLTVLPPPRTIKTAILNFDEYALNKEGIEKILTMIPTEEEKQKIQEAQLANPDVPLGSAEQFLLTLSSISELSARLQLWAFKMDYEATEKEVAEPLQDLKEGMEQLEKNKTLRYILSTLLSIGNFLNSTNAKGFELTYLEKVPEVKDTVHKQSLLHHVCSVVVENFPQSTDLYSEIGAITRSAKVDFDQLQENLCQMERRCKASWDHLKVIAKHEMKPQLKQKMSDFLKDCAERIIILKIVHRRIINRFHSFLLFLGHPAYNVREISVHRFSKIISEFALEYRTTRDRVLQQKQKRADHRERNKTRGKMIVDVTAPGGRHVSSSNNSAPCGSQESEQAQGLGHAEDTAEHEHMKAVLRTSPSGCDKEGSGVPGLRTRTRSRPGRGGRSMQAWTPAVEDAKICGDDAADEIMERIVRSATQGPGNRSQPRERRRSRANRKSLRRTLKNGLTPEEALALGLADSPDTQM, encoded by the exons aacGACTGTATAACTCTAATGGGCGTGACTTAAGAAGGGCATTGTTCTCGCTAAAGCAAATTTTTCag GATGACAAAGATCTGGTCCATGAGTTTATAATGGCTGAAGGTCTGACATGTCTCATTAAGGTGGGAGCAGAAGCTGACCAGAACTACCAGAACTACATCCTAAGAG CTCTGGGACAAATCATGCTGTATGTCGATGGGATGAACGGTGTTATTGGTCATGCTGAGACAATCCAATGGCTTTACGCTCTTGTTGGCTCAAAG TTCCGTCTGGTGGTGAAAACAGCTTTGAAGTTGTTGCTGGTGTTTGTGGAGTACTCTGAATCCAACGCTCCACTGCTCATACAAGCCATTACTTCTGTGGACACCAACAGAG GTTGCAAGTCATGGTCTAATGCTATGGAAATCCTACATGAGAAGGATGGAGTGGACACAGAGCTGCTGGTCTATGCCATGACCCTCATCAATAAG ACACTTGCAGCTCTGCCTGACCAGGATTCTTTCTATGATCTGGTGGATGTCCTAGAGGAACAGGGCATGGAAACAATATCCCAAAGACACTTGGGGCGGAAAGGCACTGATCTTGACTTGGTTGAACAGCTCAACTTGTATGAG ATGACCCTACGAAATGAAGATGGTGATGATGACAGCCAGCCTCCACCAATGGGACGCCGGGACCGTCGACGAGCCAGCCTTGGGGGTGTGGACAAAAAGCGTGGTCTGGAGAGGAGGCGGAGCCGCAGGGCGTCTCTTGGCAGGTCCGGTCACGCCTCACCCTGCAGCCCTGCGTCCCCACAGAGAGCCGGCTACCAGCCTTTTAGTGGACAGAGAGCTGAGGACTTAAGCGAGAG AGCACTGTCAGGTTTCCTTCCATCCAT AGAGGAGGAATGTGAGGgtgagatggaggaggaggaggaggaggaggaagaggaggaggaggaggaagaggaggaggaggtgaaggaggaggaggagactcCAGTAACTGAGTCTGATTCTGATGAGCAGGAGGAGGTTGATACAGTGTCTAATCAGACCACCTCCAG GAATCTTCCATCCATCAGTCACAGAACAACCCTCCAGTCCATCACTATTACTTCCAGAAAGGAGACTATAAGAGAAGATGGGCAGAAGAATCAGACTGAACTACAGCCTTCACTCGCTGTCCACTCCCCCTCTACCCCCACCTCAACTCCTTCTTTATCCACCCCTCTTAGTCCCCCAGCTCAACCCTCCGTTTTGGCCACCCTGCTTGCCAGGAAGAAGTCTATTGTCACTGTCCCAGCTACCAATGAGATCAGCCCACCATTGCGTGGCAGCTCCCGTCCGTCCCCCGACCGGCTACCTTATCTTCCCCATTCACCTTTCCATCTCTTCTCCTACGACCTTGATGAGGAGCCGTCACCTTCTGTTCCTGCCCGACCCATTGAGGAGTCACCTAAAACAATTTCTCCCAG AAATGGAAGTCTCATGTCCTACTCATCTCTCAGCAGTCCCTGTACACCCACTAGCCCAAG GCCTGCACTGGGAGGTCTTCTGTCTTCGTCTTACCGTCAACACCAGGAATCTTTGGCAGCCGAGCGAGAGCGTCGCCgtgtggagagagaggagagactaCAGAGaatagagagagaggagagaaacaagCACAG CCGTGATTATGTGGATAAAATGGAAGAGGCCAGGCTTGCGCGGGAGGAAAG gTATAAGAACGTAGAACGTCTGGCAGCAGAGGAGTATGAGAAAGAGCGCATTCGAGTTTCAAGGACTCGTCCTGACCTCAACCTAACCTTTGAACCCTCAGAGGGCTGGCCCTCATCGTCACGGAGCAGCACCCCATCCTCCTTCGCCTCCCGCGAGGATGCAGAAGCTGAGCTCGAAACTGAGACCTCCGCCACCCCCTACACACCCTCTGAGACTG GAGAGGCTGATGACTCCAGCACCAATGtagaaacagaggaaaaagaagcaaaaaccACCACTGAAGAGGGAGAGGaacagaaggaagaggaggaagtgcGGGAGGACACAACAGCAGGAAAAGAAGACGTTGAGCAGTGTGAGCAGGAACTagagaaggggagagagggGGCAGAGGAGGACAGTGGCATCCTAAGTGATAAGGAACGACAGAATGAGGAAGTAAATGAGAAGGACAACTGCTCAGCTTCCAGCATCTCCTCCACCAGCAGCACtctggagagagaggagagggggggCACTGAGAATG GTCTTAAGGAGGCAGAGGTGAATGAGCAGCACAGCAAACTCCTCAACAGCAAACTCTTCATGCTGGACATGCTGTACTCCCAGAACAAGAAGCCCAgcgatgaggaagaggaagggaatgatggagaaaaggaaaaagaaaaaggagaggcCAAGGACAAGGAAATCCAGGAGGAGGCTGGTAGGAAAGAGGATGATGCCCAGACGAGTGACAACAAGGCAGACATATTAGAGCACCGCGGCGGCATACGCCCAATTGCGGAACGATTTGGAGACTTGATCAAGGACATTAGTTCACCTCATCTGGATAGCCCAGCCAAtgagcctcctcctcctccaccaaaAAAGGAATCAGATACAATCTGGGACCAGCTGTTGGCTAGCCCTCGAGAGCTGCGCATCAGGGACATCAATTTCACCGACCTAACAGAGGAAGATGACAAAGACATTTTGGATGCTGTTTTGATAGGATTATGTGGTGATCTCCCACCGCCGCCACCCCCTCCACCTTGCATCCCTCGCTTCCCCCCACCGCCACCAATGCTAGGCAGCtgccctccacctcctcccatGTTTGGAGTAATGAGGCCCCCCCCTCCTCCATTATTTAGTGCTCCAGTTCCAGTGCCTCCTCACCCACAACCACCTCTTTtcaacaagaagaagaagacaatcAGGCTCTTCTGGAGTGAG GTTCGTCCAACAGACTCTCAGTACAGAGACTACAAGCGCAGTGGAGAATCATTCTGGTCCAAACTGGAATCAGTGAAGTTGGACACAGCTAAACTGGAACACCTGTTTGAGTCGAAGTCAAAAGAAATGCCAGTTACTAAG aaaacagcagcagatggCAAGCGTCAGGAGATCATTGTTTTGGATTCCAAAAGGAGCAACGCTATTAACATTGGTCTGACTGTGCTGCCTCCTCCTCGCACTATCAAGACAGCCATCCTTAATTTTGACGAGTATGCACTTAACAAGGAGGGAATAGAG AAAATCCTGACAATGATCCCCACAGAAGAGGAGAAGCAAAAGATTCAGGAGGCCCAGCTGGCCAACCCCGATGTTCCACTGGGCTCAGCAGAGCAGTTCCTCCTCACGCTGTCCTCCATCAGCGAGCTGTCTGCCAGGCTCCAGCTCTGGGCGTTCAAGATGGACTATGAGGCAACAGAAAAG GAAGTGGCAGAGCCGCTCCAGGATCTGAAGGAAGGCATGGAGCAGCTGGAGAAGAACAAAACTCTACGCTACATCCTCTCCACGTTGCTCTCAATTGGAAATTTCCTCAATAGCACCAAC GCTAAAGGGTTTGAGCTGACGTACTTGGAGAAAGTTCCAGAGGTGAAGGACACAGTGCATAAGCAGTCTCTTTTGCATCACGTCTGCTCTGTGGTGGTGGAGAACTTTCCTCAGAGCACCGACCTCTACTCCGAGATTGGAGCCATCACACGATCTGCTAAG GTGGATTTTGACCAGCTGCAGGAGAACCTGTGTCAGATGGAGCGTCGCTGTAAAGCTTCATGGGACCACCTGAAGGTGATCGCCAAGCATGAGATGAAACCCCAGCTGAAGCAGAAGATGTCTGACTTCCTTAAAGACTGTGCAGAGAGAATTATCATTCTCAAAATTGTTCACCGCAGGATCATCAACAG GTTCCATTCATTCCTGTTGTTCCTCGGTCATCCAGCCTACAATGTGAGGGAGATCAGTGTCCACAGGTTCAGTAAAATCATTAGCGAGTTTGCCCTTGAGTACCGAACCACCAGAGACCGCgtgctgcagcagaaacaaaaaagggCAGACCACCGTGAGCGCAACAAGACCAGAGGAAAGATGATTGTGGACGTCACTGCTCCT GGTGGCCGACATGTctccagcagcaacaacagtgCTCCTTGTGGCAGCCAGGAGAGCGAGCAGGCTCAAGGCCTGGGCCATGCGGAGGACACTGCAGAACATGAGCACATGAAAGCAGTGCTGAGAACCAGCCCCAGTGGCTGTGACAAAGAGGGGAGTGGGGTTCCGGGACTTCGTACGCGGACAAGATCTCGGCCTGGACGTGGAG GTCGCAGTATGCAGGCATGGACACCAGCTGTGGAGGATGCTAAGATCTGTGGAGACGATGCCGCAGACGAGATCATGGAGCGTATTGTAAGGTCGGCCACTCAGGGTCCGGGAAACAGATCTCAGcccagagagagaaggaggtcCAGGGCCAACCGCAAGTCAT TGAGGCGGACTCTGAAGAATGGTCTGACCCCAGAAGAAGCACTTGCCTTAGGACTAGCTGATTCTCCAGATACACAAATGTGA